Below is a genomic region from Bacteroidota bacterium.
AGCCCAATGATTTGCAAAGATATAAATTTTTCTTTAGCTCATCCCTGATTATTGATTTTTTGAAGGGACAATATGATTAATCATGCTTTTATCCGGACAGCTATTGACCTCAAACTGAACCGTGATGTGCTGAAGCTGAAATTTTTTCCTAAGAATTCCATCAACCTTTTCTTTAACCTGCTGCGATTCGCTTACCTTTAAATCATCTTTCAGGTCAATATGGCACTCCAGGTACGACTGGCTGTCGTTGAGCCTCCATGCATGTATATGGTGAATATTTGATATTTCGGGAATGAGCTCAATTTCTTTTTTCAGATCATTCAAATCGAGTTCGCAGGGTGCGGCCTGCATGAGGATTTCTACAGCCTCCTTCAGAACTTTATAAGATTCCTTCAACAAGAAAATTCCTACAATAAAAGTGATTAAGGGATCAATCCAGTATATTCCCCAGAATGTAATGGCAATACCGCCAATAATCACCAGTACAGAAGAAAAAGTGTCGCCCAGTAAATGCAGGTATGCAGCCTTCAGGTTAAGGTTATCCGAAGAATTTCTCCGCAGCAGCAACATGGAAAATAAATTTGCAAGCAGCCCGGCCAGGGCCACCACAAACATCAATACCCCCTTTACCGGTTTGGGATTTAAAAGCCTTTCATAAGCCTCTACAAAGAGGAAAATACAAATTGCGATCAGCGCAAGAGAATTAAGCAGGGCTACCAGTATCTCAGCCCTCTTGTATCCAAAGGTCTTATCAACATCCGATTTCCTTTCTCCGATTTTATTGGCAAAAAAGGCCAGAAAAGCTGAAAAGGCATCCCCCAGATTATGCAACGAATCGGATATAAGCGACAATGAATTGGA
It encodes:
- a CDS encoding cation diffusion facilitator family transporter, which encodes MHHHHENGEARGKRLLITTVINFSFAVIECLGGFFSNSLSLISDSLHNLGDAFSAFLAFFANKIGERKSDVDKTFGYKRAEILVALLNSLALIAICIFLFVEAYERLLNPKPVKGVLMFVVALAGLLANLFSMLLLRRNSSDNLNLKAAYLHLLGDTFSSVLVIIGGIAITFWGIYWIDPLITFIVGIFLLKESYKVLKEAVEILMQAAPCELDLNDLKKEIELIPEISNIHHIHAWRLNDSQSYLECHIDLKDDLKVSESQQVKEKVDGILRKKFQLQHITVQFEVNSCPDKSMINHIVPSKNQ